In Amycolatopsis coloradensis, one genomic interval encodes:
- a CDS encoding ATP-binding cassette domain-containing protein, with protein sequence MEQAAIEVTGLAKHYGEVTALAGVSLRAGRGTVLAVLGHNGAGKTTLIDILSTRVEPDGGSAKVCGFDVVRAGHHVRRRIGVTGQFAAVDDALSGRGNLELVARLLGANRHQARARAAELLAMFGLDDAADRPARTYSGGMRRRLDLAAGLVGSPDVLFLDEPTTGLDPLSRAGLWDGVERLAARGTTVVLTTQYLEEADRLADHVIVLGLGHVTVSGRPSELKARLGERTATLTFGTDLAARRALAAVHRLGMSCTTSASGLVLGVALSGPADITVLVRALDAAGAPVKDLTVAEPTLDDVYLSLHRNPAVTS encoded by the coding sequence ATGGAGCAGGCTGCCATCGAGGTGACCGGCCTCGCCAAGCACTACGGTGAAGTGACGGCCCTCGCCGGCGTCAGTCTCCGGGCCGGCCGTGGCACCGTGCTCGCGGTGCTCGGCCACAACGGCGCGGGCAAGACGACGTTGATCGACATCCTCAGCACGCGCGTCGAACCGGACGGCGGCAGCGCCAAGGTCTGCGGTTTCGACGTCGTGCGCGCCGGGCATCACGTCCGGCGGCGGATCGGGGTCACCGGCCAGTTCGCGGCGGTCGACGACGCGCTCTCCGGGCGCGGCAATCTCGAACTCGTCGCCCGGCTGCTGGGCGCGAACCGGCATCAGGCCAGGGCTCGCGCGGCCGAACTGCTCGCCATGTTCGGCCTCGACGACGCGGCCGACCGGCCCGCGCGGACGTACTCCGGCGGCATGCGGCGGCGGCTCGACCTTGCCGCCGGGCTCGTCGGCTCCCCCGACGTCCTCTTCCTCGACGAACCGACGACCGGCCTCGACCCGCTCAGCCGCGCGGGGCTCTGGGACGGCGTCGAACGGCTCGCCGCGCGCGGCACCACCGTCGTGCTCACCACGCAGTACCTCGAGGAGGCGGACAGGCTGGCGGATCACGTCATCGTGCTGGGGCTGGGGCACGTCACCGTTTCCGGGCGGCCGTCGGAGCTGAAGGCCAGGCTCGGGGAACGGACCGCGACCCTGACCTTCGGCACCGACCTCGCCGCCCGCCGGGCACTGGCCGCGGTGCACCGGCTCGGCATGAGCTGCACGACGTCGGCCTCCGGGCTGGTGCTCGGGGTCGCGCTGTCCGGGCCCGCCGACATCACGGTGCTGGTGCGCGCGCTCGACGCGGCGGGGGCGCCGGTGAAGGACCTCACCGTCGCCGAGCCGACGCTCGACGACGTCTACCTTTCGCTCCACCGGAATCCGGCGGTCACGTCATGA
- a CDS encoding ABC transporter permease: MTEARHRAPSPPVLGDPSTWPPSTFATQVRVLAARSLKTAFGDRRLVFFGLLQPIVLLLLFSQVFNGVSTLPGVAAYQGYVNFLVPATLVNIAMTTAMSSGAGLLAEIYSGFTGRLRCMPISLSAVLVARTISDSARLGVQLLVTALASVVLLGFRPTGGVFGITAALVLTLVVGWCLSWIFVAITTWLRKAETLQMASFVVMFPLMFSSSAYMPLETMPTWLRVVSALNPLTYAIDATRALALGRPSGWSIPISLAIAAVAAAGGGWIAARTFRSPRGVTPIA, encoded by the coding sequence ATGACCGAGGCACGGCATCGCGCGCCGTCCCCGCCGGTGCTGGGTGACCCGTCGACCTGGCCGCCGAGCACCTTCGCCACCCAGGTCCGGGTGCTCGCCGCACGTTCGCTGAAGACGGCGTTCGGCGACCGGCGGCTCGTGTTCTTCGGGCTGCTGCAACCGATCGTGCTCCTCCTGCTGTTCAGCCAGGTCTTCAACGGGGTCAGCACGCTGCCCGGTGTCGCGGCTTACCAGGGCTACGTGAACTTCCTCGTCCCGGCGACGCTGGTGAACATCGCGATGACGACGGCGATGAGTTCGGGGGCGGGCCTGCTCGCGGAGATCTACAGTGGATTCACCGGACGTCTCCGCTGCATGCCCATCAGCCTTTCGGCCGTCCTGGTGGCGCGCACCATCTCGGATTCCGCCCGGCTCGGCGTGCAACTGCTGGTGACCGCGCTCGCCAGCGTGGTCCTGCTGGGTTTCCGGCCGACCGGCGGCGTTTTCGGCATCACCGCCGCCCTTGTGCTCACGCTCGTCGTCGGCTGGTGCCTGAGCTGGATCTTCGTCGCCATCACGACCTGGTTGCGCAAGGCCGAAACGCTGCAGATGGCGTCCTTTGTGGTCATGTTCCCGCTGATGTTCTCCTCCAGCGCGTACATGCCGCTCGAGACGATGCCGACGTGGCTGCGAGTGGTCTCGGCGCTCAACCCGCTGACCTACGCGATCGACGCGACCCGGGCGCTCGCGCTCGGACGGCCTTCGGGCTGGTCGATCCCCATTTCGCTGGCGATCGCCGCCGTGGCGGCGGCGGGCGGCGGATGGATCGCGGCGAGGACATTCCGGTCGCCGCGAGGCGTCACCCCGATCGCCTGA
- a CDS encoding glycosyltransferase, whose translation MKFLLVVPPLTGHVAPLRAVAAELVDRGHDVAWCGPEPTTSELTRAGRVYAAADALEFAVERRPEGLRGFAALKYLWEQYLVPLADAMVPGVEKAVAAFRPDVVLADQQAFAGALVASRHALPWVTSASTSTELGDPLGAMPKIAAWVEGLQEGLRGRHKVSCGDLRFSPDLILAFTTVSLTGPIADVGAVRFVGPALAPAPPVGFSWDRLDGRPLVLATLGTANAALGRRFLSECVDALAGMPEVQGLVVDPTGELLSDEVLVVKRIPQAEVVRKAAAVICHGGHNTVSETLASGLPLVIAPIRDDQSMLAQQVEAAGAGLRLRFDRVKAPDIRDTVTEVLTEPAFAAAAARVRASFAAAGGVVAAADHLEALPR comes from the coding sequence ATGAAATTCCTGCTGGTCGTCCCGCCGCTCACCGGGCACGTGGCGCCGTTGCGCGCGGTGGCCGCCGAGCTGGTGGACCGTGGTCACGACGTCGCCTGGTGCGGTCCGGAACCCACGACGTCCGAGCTGACCCGGGCGGGCCGGGTGTACGCGGCCGCCGACGCGCTGGAGTTCGCCGTCGAGCGCCGTCCCGAGGGCCTGCGCGGGTTCGCGGCGCTGAAATACCTTTGGGAGCAGTACCTGGTTCCGCTCGCGGATGCGATGGTGCCCGGGGTCGAGAAGGCGGTGGCCGCGTTCCGGCCCGACGTCGTGCTCGCCGACCAGCAGGCGTTCGCCGGTGCCCTCGTGGCGAGCCGTCACGCCCTGCCGTGGGTGACGTCCGCGTCGACGTCCACCGAACTCGGGGACCCGCTGGGCGCCATGCCGAAGATCGCCGCCTGGGTCGAGGGCCTGCAGGAAGGCCTGCGAGGGCGGCACAAGGTGTCCTGCGGGGACCTGCGTTTCTCGCCGGATCTCATCCTGGCCTTCACCACCGTGTCCCTGACCGGCCCGATCGCCGACGTGGGCGCGGTCCGGTTCGTCGGCCCGGCGCTGGCCCCCGCACCGCCGGTGGGCTTCTCGTGGGACCGGCTCGACGGACGTCCGCTCGTCCTCGCCACCCTCGGCACCGCCAACGCCGCTCTAGGCCGCCGCTTCCTGTCCGAATGCGTCGACGCCCTCGCCGGGATGCCGGAAGTCCAAGGTCTCGTCGTCGACCCCACCGGCGAGCTGCTCAGCGACGAAGTGCTGGTGGTCAAGCGGATCCCGCAGGCGGAAGTGGTGCGGAAGGCGGCGGCGGTGATCTGCCACGGCGGGCACAACACCGTCAGCGAGACTCTCGCTTCGGGGCTGCCGCTGGTGATCGCGCCGATCCGGGACGATCAGTCGATGCTGGCGCAGCAGGTCGAGGCCGCCGGCGCCGGGTTGCGGCTGCGCTTCGACCGCGTGAAGGCACCCGACATCCGCGACACGGTCACCGAGGTGCTCACCGAGCCCGCCTTCGCCGCCGCGGCCGCGCGGGTGCGGGCCTCGTTCGCGGCGGCCGGGGGAGTCGTGGCGGCCGCGGACCACCTGGAAGCCTTGCCGCGCTGA
- a CDS encoding alpha/beta hydrolase — MPTMTVNGLRTNVQLVPGGGTETVVFLHGMGTDSLASFYLTLAPPVAAAGVDVISYDLRGHGKTERPERGYTIADFVADLDDLLDQLDLDRPVHLVGNSFGGTLAYSYAVAKPERVRSIVCIESEPATELWAGKMAQILEHTVRFLKIEESFDWIEANYSAHHRRLARMAAERIMSTSMAEEVPLGPLLTLDQVAGIGCPVLSILGSHGYQADDLTALTSLLPRGELHVFEGQGHSVLVEQHREVRELLLNWISRHGRPRG, encoded by the coding sequence GTGCCGACGATGACCGTCAACGGGCTGCGCACCAACGTGCAGCTCGTGCCCGGCGGGGGTACGGAGACCGTGGTGTTCCTGCACGGCATGGGCACCGACAGCCTCGCGAGCTTCTACCTCACGCTCGCGCCGCCGGTCGCCGCCGCCGGGGTGGACGTGATCAGCTACGACCTGCGCGGGCACGGCAAGACAGAACGCCCGGAGCGCGGGTACACGATCGCGGACTTCGTCGCCGACCTCGACGACCTGCTCGATCAGCTCGACCTCGACCGGCCGGTTCACCTGGTGGGCAACAGTTTCGGCGGCACCCTCGCCTACAGCTACGCCGTGGCGAAACCGGAACGGGTGCGCAGCATCGTGTGCATCGAGTCGGAGCCCGCCACCGAACTGTGGGCGGGCAAGATGGCGCAGATCCTCGAACACACCGTGCGTTTCTTGAAGATCGAGGAAAGCTTCGACTGGATCGAGGCCAACTACAGCGCGCATCACCGGCGGCTGGCGCGGATGGCGGCCGAGCGGATCATGTCCACGTCCATGGCCGAGGAGGTCCCGCTCGGTCCGCTGCTGACTCTCGACCAGGTGGCGGGGATCGGCTGCCCGGTACTGTCCATTTTGGGCAGTCACGGTTATCAGGCCGACGACCTCACCGCGTTGACGTCCCTGTTGCCCCGTGGCGAACTGCACGTGTTCGAGGGGCAGGGTCATTCGGTGCTCGTCGAGCAGCACCGGGAAGTCCGGGAGCTGCTGCTGAACTGGATCTCGCGGCACGGGAGGCCACGCGGATGA
- a CDS encoding phosphopantetheine-binding protein, with protein sequence MTIEQQSPTSVFGTVAELLRELVGDTDVLGIEITPKTTFHEDLQLESIDLVTFASILAEFFGADVNLAEFLAEKDLDDVIELRVGDIADYVAARLGERG encoded by the coding sequence ATGACGATCGAACAGCAGAGCCCGACGTCGGTCTTCGGCACCGTGGCGGAGTTGCTGCGAGAACTGGTCGGGGACACCGACGTCCTCGGCATCGAGATCACCCCGAAGACCACCTTCCACGAGGATCTGCAGCTGGAGAGCATCGACCTGGTGACCTTCGCGAGCATCCTCGCCGAGTTCTTCGGCGCGGACGTCAACCTCGCGGAGTTCCTGGCGGAGAAGGACCTCGACGACGTGATCGAACTCCGCGTCGGCGACATCGCCGACTACGTGGCCGCCCGCCTCGGCGAACGGGGGTGA